A single genomic interval of Daucus carota subsp. sativus chromosome 1, DH1 v3.0, whole genome shotgun sequence harbors:
- the LOC108219909 gene encoding uncharacterized protein LOC108219909, whose translation MIPQADDVESLSMVGRSREERLEMFMSTFNDEFKACWDSDDAGVDPHTGRRPMKFRDFASHQLDMIETDGFDMQDYSEFVVPGTLVRLYDPPKILANAKCVTKLQDCSCEAIIEYNKKHGTHYSNVCVLKANSEPLAPCRYYITFQATDRKRKVETFQARVNICFAEFRTDVKFEKEVELVRIKTAPKFFCYS comes from the exons ATGATCCCACAGGCTGATGATGTGGAAAGCTTAAGCATGGTGGGTAGATCAAGGGAAGAGCGATTGGAGATGTTTATGAGCACTTTCAACGATGAGTTTAAAGCTTGCTGGGATTCTGACGATGCCGGGGTTGATCCTCATACAGGGCGTCGGCCTATGAAGTTTCGTGATTTTGCAAGTCACCAGCTTGATATGATAGAAACCGAT GGTTTTGATATGCAAGACTATTCAGAATTTGTTGTTCCCGGGACTCTAGTTCGGCTTTATGACCCACCAAAAATCCTAGCGAATGCAAAATGTGTAACTAAACTCCAAGATTGCTCCTGTGAGGCAATTATTGAGTATAACAAGAAGCAT GGAACGCATTATAGCAATGTGTGTGTGCTAAAGGCCAACTCGGAGCCTCTTGCTCCTTGCAGGTACTACATAACCTTTCAAGCAACTGATAGAAAAAGGAAAGTGGAAACCTTCCAAGCAAGAGTCAACATTTGTTTCGCTGAGTTTAGAACAGATGTGAAGTTTGAGAAAGAGGTTGAGTTGGTCAGAATTAAGACGGCCCccaaatttttttgctattcctAG
- the LOC108212067 gene encoding uncharacterized protein LOC108212067 yields MATPFITEHNLAFLALVVISMFSCTVSGKVFDSFPQGAVNGNLPQTGGAGGYVPQIGKVGGCVPEVGNAGGYVPQTGIVGAGDPAEVVSKALLCFKNNYVYSSCEKSYRLTESGNINVPPGYTDQYCHGSCLSETNLVLNCIDNILSHFLFYNRASIYDLRATIKAGCSYGPHRGNFNVEEHILARENSAWRDSRPLLPGLLLMIMYMGT; encoded by the exons ATGGCGACTCCATTCATCACTGAGCACAACCTCGCATTTCTAGCTCTGGTTGTTATTTCAATGTTTTCCTGCACTGTTTCAG GGAAGGTATTTGACTCTTTCCCTCAAGGAGCTGTTAATGGAAACCTGCCTCAAACAGGAGGTGCGGGCGGATATGTTCCTCAAATTGGGAAGGTAGGCGGATGTGTTCCTGAAGTAGGAAATGCAGGCGGATATGTTCCTCAAACGGGTATTGTAGGCGCTGGAGATCCTGCTGAAGTTGTTTCCAAGGCCCTGCTATGTTTCAAAAATAACTAC GTTTATAGTAGCTGTGAGAAATCCTACAGATTAACAGAGAGCGGAAACATCAACGTGCCACCAGGATACACTGATCAGTACTGCCATGGGTCGTGCTTGAGCGAAACAAATCTTGTGCTGAATTGTATTGACAACATATTATCCCACTTTTTGTTTTACAACAGGGCTTCCATATATGACCTGAGGGCCACGATCAAGGCAGGATGTAGTTATGGTCCACACAGAG GTAACTTCAATGTGGAAGAGCATATCCTAGCAAGAGAGAACAGTGCTTGGAGGGATTCCAGACCTCTCCTGCCCGGGCTTCTATTAATGATAATGTACATGGGGACATAG